Proteins from a single region of Chitinibacter bivalviorum:
- a CDS encoding efflux transporter outer membrane subunit produces the protein MRLRLTITLLMLAGVLSGCAVNLPAPTATQLEPKEKSWQASAPVAEKLAEQASWWQSWNDPALAKLQAAAQLENPTLDLALARIREARAKANTAKSYLWPTVGATANATRSDNNLIKNGSVTNNGSVGLDASWEIDLWGGIRAVEQGLVAQLSARQSEWHDARASIAGEVANAYVMYRAYQTMVDIVALDLQSRNRSLQLTQDKERVGLASPVDVALLDASSADASADLVSMQEGQALAVKALVAITGMNEAAVRQILASEPAAMPQPVGFTVQSLPIEVITQRPDIRVQADQVRLAASDVGVAEVARLPSLSLFGAISIGEQRAGSLELSGSSWSFGPVIKLPIFNAGRLKAEQDAAEARYDQAVASYQNRVRLAVREVEENMVKLDSSAKRVAAMQRSVAGYRKQLTSGEAMWKAGAVNLLDLEVSRRFLLSAETRLVTLQREQLANWIALYKSVGGEWPLDEQAKAALQASLSN, from the coding sequence ATGCGACTTCGTTTAACGATCACCTTGCTGATGCTGGCGGGGGTGTTGTCTGGGTGTGCAGTCAATCTGCCCGCACCCACGGCGACCCAGTTAGAACCCAAGGAAAAGAGCTGGCAGGCTAGTGCGCCGGTGGCGGAAAAATTGGCCGAGCAGGCTAGCTGGTGGCAATCTTGGAATGACCCGGCGCTGGCCAAGCTCCAGGCCGCGGCGCAATTAGAAAACCCGACTTTGGATCTGGCGCTGGCGCGGATTCGCGAGGCGCGCGCCAAAGCCAATACGGCCAAATCCTATTTGTGGCCCACGGTGGGCGCGACGGCCAATGCCACGCGCAGCGACAATAATCTGATCAAAAACGGCTCGGTGACCAACAATGGCTCCGTGGGTCTTGATGCATCGTGGGAAATCGATCTGTGGGGCGGGATTCGCGCGGTTGAGCAAGGTCTGGTGGCGCAGCTTTCTGCCCGTCAATCTGAATGGCACGATGCGCGCGCGAGTATCGCGGGTGAAGTCGCCAATGCCTACGTGATGTATCGCGCATATCAAACGATGGTCGATATTGTGGCGCTTGATCTGCAATCGCGTAATCGCAGTCTGCAACTGACGCAAGATAAAGAGCGCGTTGGTTTAGCTAGCCCCGTTGATGTCGCTTTGCTCGACGCTAGTAGCGCCGACGCCAGCGCCGATTTGGTCTCCATGCAAGAAGGCCAAGCCTTGGCGGTGAAAGCTTTGGTGGCGATCACCGGGATGAATGAAGCTGCCGTGCGGCAGATTTTGGCTTCCGAGCCAGCGGCCATGCCCCAGCCTGTCGGCTTTACCGTGCAATCTTTGCCAATTGAAGTGATTACCCAGCGCCCAGATATCCGCGTGCAGGCCGATCAAGTGCGGCTGGCCGCCTCCGATGTGGGCGTGGCTGAAGTGGCGCGTTTGCCATCGTTGAGCCTGTTTGGCGCGATCAGTATTGGTGAGCAAAGAGCGGGCAGCCTTGAATTATCAGGCTCGTCGTGGTCGTTTGGCCCGGTGATCAAATTGCCGATTTTTAATGCTGGTCGCTTAAAAGCCGAGCAAGACGCCGCCGAAGCGCGTTATGACCAAGCGGTCGCGAGCTACCAAAACCGCGTGCGTTTGGCGGTGCGTGAAGTCGAAGAAAATATGGTGAAACTCGATTCGAGCGCCAAACGCGTCGCAGCGATGCAGCGCTCAGTCGCGGGCTATCGCAAACAGCTGACTTCGGGCGAGGCCATGTGGAAAGCGGGCGCTGTCAATTTGCTCGATCTGGAAGTGTCGCGTCGCTTCTTGCTCTCAGCGGAAACCCGCTTAGTGACTTTGCAGCGTGAACAATTGGCCAACTGGATTGCTTTGTATAAATCCGTCGGTGGCGAATGGCCGCTCGACGAGCAAGCCAAAGCGGCTTTGCAAGCATCCCTGTCGAATTAA
- a CDS encoding PHA/PHB synthase family protein encodes MPETIYSQFYTEQAQRFEQLQHQLRQAFDPFGLGETTLKAQKAWLRHPDKLYQAYTSYANDLLRLQGFTLRRYWGEPDSDVIPPHPDDPRFADPIWCDSPFWDSLKEWYLLNTRWLQNNLYATPGLDEQERSISAFWLRQMLNAMAPTNFLLTNPTALATALESRGASLAKGVDNFMHDMANGDIAMTDLDAFTVGENLATTAGSVVYRGKLLEVIHYEANTPTVHKVPLVLVSPWINKYYVLDLNPQKSMIKFLVDQGFSVFVTSWKNPDSSMAEVSLDDYLTDGVAQIIDVACEISGSDKVNLLGYCIGGTLVTTYLAWANRAKAAGVLSKVPVETATLLTTLTDFSRPGDIEVFIDEDGLDFIDKIMDRKGYLDGKDMAASFRMLRSNSLIWNYWASNYLLGETPMAFDVLYWNMDTTRMPKKMHRSYLRELYWSNKLVQADALTLAGQPIDLGKITQPIYMVSAEEDHIAPWKQTFTLVERVSGPVQFTLSTSGHIIGIINPPGPKCKRSYWQGSPAAAQNADDWLASQTQVAGSWWTNWVEWLRPVSGSQVKPKLSSRKHAKLCAAPGSYVLE; translated from the coding sequence ATGCCAGAAACGATTTATTCTCAGTTTTATACCGAGCAAGCCCAGCGTTTTGAGCAATTGCAGCATCAATTGCGCCAAGCATTCGATCCGTTCGGTTTGGGTGAAACAACACTGAAAGCACAAAAGGCTTGGCTGCGTCATCCTGATAAGCTCTATCAAGCCTACACCAGCTACGCCAATGATCTGCTGCGTTTGCAGGGCTTCACATTACGCCGCTACTGGGGTGAGCCCGATAGCGACGTGATCCCGCCGCACCCTGATGACCCACGTTTTGCCGACCCAATCTGGTGTGACTCGCCCTTTTGGGACAGCCTGAAAGAATGGTATTTGCTCAATACCCGCTGGCTGCAAAATAATCTGTACGCCACGCCCGGCTTGGACGAGCAGGAACGCAGTATTTCTGCTTTCTGGCTACGCCAAATGCTCAATGCGATGGCGCCAACCAACTTCTTGCTGACCAATCCAACCGCACTGGCGACGGCACTAGAAAGCCGTGGCGCCAGCTTGGCCAAAGGCGTCGATAATTTTATGCACGATATGGCCAATGGCGATATTGCGATGACCGATCTGGATGCATTTACCGTCGGTGAAAATCTCGCCACAACCGCAGGTTCCGTGGTGTATCGCGGTAAACTCCTTGAAGTGATTCATTATGAAGCCAATACCCCCACGGTGCATAAAGTGCCGCTGGTGCTGGTGTCGCCGTGGATTAATAAATATTACGTGCTGGATCTGAATCCGCAAAAAAGCATGATCAAGTTTCTCGTTGATCAGGGCTTCTCGGTCTTTGTCACCAGCTGGAAAAACCCCGATAGCAGCATGGCCGAGGTGAGTCTGGATGATTACCTGACCGACGGCGTCGCGCAAATCATTGATGTGGCGTGCGAGATTTCGGGGAGCGACAAAGTGAACCTGCTCGGCTACTGCATTGGCGGCACCTTGGTGACGACGTATCTGGCTTGGGCCAATCGTGCCAAAGCGGCTGGCGTCCTGTCGAAAGTGCCGGTAGAAACTGCGACTTTATTGACGACGCTGACTGATTTTTCTCGTCCGGGTGATATTGAGGTGTTTATCGACGAAGACGGGCTCGACTTCATAGACAAAATTATGGATCGCAAAGGCTATCTCGACGGCAAAGACATGGCCGCGAGCTTCCGCATGCTGCGCAGTAATAGCTTGATTTGGAATTACTGGGCGAGCAATTATTTGCTCGGTGAAACGCCGATGGCGTTTGACGTGCTGTATTGGAATATGGATACCACGCGGATGCCGAAAAAAATGCACCGTAGCTATTTGCGTGAGCTGTACTGGTCAAATAAATTGGTGCAAGCTGATGCTTTAACTTTGGCGGGGCAGCCGATTGATTTGGGTAAAATCACGCAGCCTATCTATATGGTTAGCGCTGAAGAAGACCATATCGCGCCGTGGAAGCAAACCTTTACTTTGGTCGAGCGAGTTTCAGGCCCGGTGCAATTTACCCTGTCTACCTCAGGTCACATCATCGGCATCATTAATCCGCCCGGGCCCAAATGCAAACGCAGCTATTGGCAAGGATCGCCAGCCGCCGCGCAAAATGCCGATGATTGGTTGGCTAGCCAAACGCAAGTGGCCGGCTCATGGTGGACCAATTGGGTGGAATGGCTGCGCCCCGTGTCGGGCTCGCAAGTGAAACCCAAATTATCCAGCCGCAAACACGCCAAACTGTGCGCGGCGCCCGGCAGCTATGTACTTGAGTAA
- a CDS encoding aminoglycoside phosphotransferase family protein yields MNRHEQITNWLQSWQPEAPAALVVAAADASIRQYWRASWADHTVIVMDFDSAQFDVQPFLARQAQLAGAGVAVPQVLAQDAAQGLVALEDLGDVTLASLLTEENAKAWYLRAIHDLVQMQAHTLDEGLPPFDAAFIQRELDICREWYFGQQFKTELAGKELAIWERACALITAEVLQQPTVFMHRDFHSRNLMVKDAALRVIDFQDAVKGPIAYDLVSLLRDAYVTWNEAFVLDLVIRYWEMARDAGLPVHEDFSDFYRAFEWAGVQRHIKILGIFARLNFRDGKDQYLADQPRVFEYVRQICLRYRELTPLGRLLLNLHGTPVETGFSF; encoded by the coding sequence ATGAACCGTCATGAACAAATTACTAATTGGTTGCAAAGCTGGCAACCCGAAGCACCCGCTGCTTTAGTTGTGGCTGCTGCCGATGCCAGCATTCGCCAGTATTGGCGTGCGAGCTGGGCCGATCACACCGTGATTGTGATGGATTTTGACTCCGCCCAATTTGATGTGCAGCCTTTTTTGGCGCGCCAGGCGCAATTGGCTGGTGCAGGTGTGGCAGTGCCACAAGTGTTGGCTCAAGATGCGGCGCAAGGCTTAGTGGCGCTGGAAGACTTGGGTGATGTGACTTTGGCGAGCTTGCTGACAGAAGAGAATGCTAAGGCATGGTATCTGCGTGCAATCCATGATTTAGTTCAAATGCAGGCGCATACCCTTGATGAAGGCTTGCCACCATTTGATGCCGCCTTTATTCAGCGCGAGCTAGATATTTGCCGCGAGTGGTATTTCGGTCAGCAATTCAAAACCGAATTGGCTGGTAAAGAGCTGGCGATCTGGGAGCGTGCTTGCGCGCTGATCACGGCTGAAGTGTTGCAGCAGCCCACGGTGTTTATGCATCGCGATTTTCATTCGCGCAATTTGATGGTCAAAGACGCTGCTTTGCGCGTGATTGATTTTCAAGATGCGGTCAAAGGCCCGATCGCCTACGACTTAGTCTCCTTATTGCGTGATGCTTATGTCACGTGGAACGAGGCGTTTGTGCTCGATTTGGTTATTCGCTACTGGGAAATGGCGCGCGATGCGGGCTTGCCAGTTCACGAGGATTTCTCCGATTTTTACCGCGCGTTCGAGTGGGCGGGGGTGCAGCGCCATATCAAGATTCTCGGTATTTTTGCGCGACTTAATTTCCGCGATGGCAAAGATCAATATCTGGCCGACCAACCCCGCGTGTTTGAATATGTGCGCCAAATTTGCCTGCGCTACCGCGAGCTGACGCCGTTGGGCCGTTTGCTGCTCAATTTGCACGGCACGCCGGTTGAAACGGGTTTTAGTTTTTAA
- the murU gene encoding N-acetylmuramate alpha-1-phosphate uridylyltransferase MurU, translated as MKAMILAAGRGERMRPLTDVRPKPLLDVAGTPLIGWHLKRLVAAGIEQVVINHAWLGEQIEASLQDGAAYGAQIQYSAENTALETAGGIATALPFLGEVPFLVVNGDVFTDIDFAQPALQNLGEGMLAHLILVPNPPQHPAGDFALQEGKALSDGDTKYTFSGIGLYHPALFAHTVPHQPAKLAPLLRAAMAQGRISASLHTGLWLDVGTVERLEMARAIARAQMSVTV; from the coding sequence ATGAAAGCAATGATTCTGGCCGCAGGCCGTGGTGAGCGGATGCGCCCGCTTACCGATGTAAGGCCCAAGCCCTTGCTCGACGTCGCAGGCACGCCCTTGATCGGCTGGCATTTGAAGCGTCTGGTCGCGGCGGGGATTGAGCAAGTCGTGATTAACCATGCATGGCTGGGCGAGCAGATCGAGGCTAGTCTGCAAGATGGTGCAGCCTACGGGGCGCAGATTCAATATTCTGCTGAAAATACCGCGCTCGAAACCGCGGGTGGCATCGCGACGGCCTTGCCATTCTTGGGCGAAGTGCCGTTTTTAGTAGTCAACGGCGATGTGTTTACCGATATTGATTTTGCCCAGCCTGCTTTGCAAAATCTGGGTGAGGGCATGCTCGCGCATTTGATCCTAGTGCCCAATCCCCCGCAGCATCCGGCGGGCGATTTTGCGCTGCAAGAAGGTAAGGCGCTGAGCGACGGTGATACAAAATACACCTTTAGCGGCATCGGGCTTTATCACCCCGCGTTATTTGCCCATACCGTGCCGCATCAGCCCGCCAAGCTGGCACCTTTGTTGCGAGCAGCAATGGCTCAGGGGCGGATCAGCGCGTCTTTACACACGGGTTTGTGGCTGGATGTAGGGACGGTGGAGCGACTCGAAATGGCGCGAGCGATCGCCCGCGCGCAAATGAGCGTAACGGTTTGA
- the argS gene encoding arginine--tRNA ligase, whose product MTISQLLSQRVEAALAAAGAAGAPAVIQASSKPEFGDFQANGVMGAAKAAKTNPRELAAKVVAALDLDGIADKVEIAGPGFINIHLAPAFLAQRLAAARNDDALGIAKPASQKVMVEYSSPNLAKEMHVGHLRSTIIGDAIARVLSFAGHDVQRCNHVGDWGTQFGMLVAYLVETRKSGDADLELADLENFYRKSKVRFDEDAAFADTARQYVVKLQGGDAEVLALWKQFVEVSMHHCQAVYDKLGVGLDLAAVRGESAYNDDLPVVVSDLKSVGLLEESQGAQVVFLPEFKNPEGEPQAMIIQKKDGGYLYATTDLAAIRYRHRTLDLKRVVYVVDARQSLHFQQLFTLSRKAGFAPSDMALEHVAFGTMMGEDGKPFKTRSGDTVKLVELLDEAVERAYALVSSKNPDLAEDTRRSIAQAVGIGAVKYADLSKNRTSDYIFNWDTMLAFEGNTAPYLQYSYTRVASVFRKVGDYNANAEIVITEPAEKQLALQLAQFDEIIASVSDACQPHQLCGYLFALAQQFSRFYEACPILSAEGAVRDSRLAIAALTARTMKTGLSLLGIAVLEEM is encoded by the coding sequence ATGACGATTTCTCAATTACTTTCCCAGCGCGTTGAAGCCGCACTTGCCGCCGCCGGTGCTGCTGGCGCGCCCGCCGTGATTCAAGCATCCAGCAAACCTGAATTTGGCGATTTCCAAGCCAATGGCGTAATGGGCGCAGCCAAAGCCGCCAAAACCAATCCACGCGAGCTGGCCGCCAAAGTCGTTGCCGCGCTCGATTTGGATGGCATCGCCGACAAAGTCGAAATCGCCGGCCCTGGCTTTATCAATATTCACCTCGCGCCAGCTTTCCTCGCGCAGCGCCTTGCAGCCGCACGCAATGACGACGCACTGGGCATCGCCAAACCGGCCAGCCAAAAAGTGATGGTTGAATATTCATCGCCCAATTTAGCCAAAGAAATGCACGTTGGCCATTTGCGCTCGACCATCATCGGCGACGCGATTGCGCGCGTCTTGTCATTCGCCGGCCACGACGTTCAGCGTTGCAATCACGTGGGCGATTGGGGCACGCAATTCGGTATGTTGGTCGCGTATCTGGTGGAAACGCGCAAATCGGGCGACGCCGATCTGGAATTGGCCGATCTGGAAAACTTCTACCGCAAATCGAAAGTGCGCTTTGACGAAGACGCCGCCTTTGCCGATACCGCGCGTCAATATGTGGTGAAACTGCAAGGCGGCGACGCCGAAGTGCTGGCACTGTGGAAGCAGTTTGTTGAAGTCTCAATGCACCATTGCCAAGCCGTTTACGACAAACTCGGCGTCGGTCTTGACCTTGCTGCCGTGCGTGGCGAATCGGCCTACAACGACGATCTGCCAGTTGTCGTGTCGGATTTGAAATCAGTCGGCCTGCTCGAAGAAAGCCAAGGCGCACAAGTGGTGTTCCTGCCGGAATTCAAAAATCCGGAAGGCGAACCGCAAGCCATGATTATCCAGAAAAAAGACGGCGGCTATTTGTATGCCACCACCGACTTGGCTGCAATCCGCTATCGCCACCGCACGCTCGACCTGAAACGCGTCGTGTACGTGGTCGATGCGCGTCAAAGCTTGCACTTCCAGCAACTCTTTACGCTGAGCCGCAAAGCCGGTTTCGCACCTAGCGACATGGCACTCGAACACGTCGCGTTTGGCACGATGATGGGCGAAGACGGCAAGCCATTCAAAACTCGCTCGGGCGATACCGTGAAACTGGTTGAATTGCTCGACGAAGCCGTTGAGCGGGCGTATGCGCTGGTCAGCAGCAAAAACCCTGATCTAGCTGAAGATACCCGCCGCAGTATCGCGCAAGCGGTCGGCATCGGTGCAGTCAAATACGCCGATCTATCAAAAAACCGCACCAGCGATTACATCTTCAACTGGGACACGATGCTGGCCTTCGAAGGCAACACCGCGCCGTATCTGCAATACAGCTACACGCGCGTGGCCTCGGTGTTCCGCAAAGTCGGCGACTACAACGCGAACGCCGAGATTGTCATTACCGAGCCAGCCGAAAAACAACTGGCGCTGCAATTGGCGCAGTTTGACGAAATCATTGCGTCGGTTTCGGATGCCTGCCAGCCGCATCAACTGTGCGGCTACCTGTTTGCCTTGGCCCAGCAATTCTCACGCTTCTACGAAGCGTGCCCGATTTTGTCTGCCGAGGGCGCTGTGCGTGATAGTCGTTTGGCGATCGCGGCATTGACGGCACGGACGATGAAGACGGGGTTGAGTTTGTTGGGGATTGCGGTGTTGGAAGAGATGTAA
- the tkt gene encoding transketolase translates to MAATRTDLANAIRALAMDAVQKANSGHPGAPMGMAEIGLALWGDNMRFNPQNPAWANRDRFVLSNGHGSMLQYALLHLTGYDVSIEDVKNFRQFHSKTPGHPEVHYTPGVETTTGPLGQGITNAVGFALAEKLLASQFNKPGLDIVDHYTYVFMGDGCLMEGISHEACALAGTWGLGKLVAFWDDNGISIDGHVEGWFTDDTPKRFESYGWHVIAGVDGHDVDALNAAIAAAKAETNKPTLICCKTIIGKGSPNKAASHDCHGAPLGDAEIALTREAIGWPHAPFEIPADVYAGWDKKAAGAAAEAEWNSLFAKYAAQFPAEAAEFNRRMKGDLPANWQDMVKTAVAEANAKAETIATRKASQNAIQAFAPQLPEMLGGSADLTGSNLTNWKGSSSLKVENGQISGNHISYGVREFGMSAIMNGVVLHGGFRPFGGTFLMFCEYALNALRMAALMKTNNIFVYTHDSIGLGEDGPTHQPVEQMQTLRCIPNMNTWRPADTVESVVAWAAAIGERTSPSSLVFTRQNLAFQARTEQQLADIAKGGYVLVDAANPKVVIIATGSEVDLAVKAAAELNAAGVAVRVVSMPSTNVFDKQDAAYKASVLPAGVPRLAVEAATSDFWRKYVGLEGDVIGIDTFGESAPAGLLFKHFGFTVENVVARAKALVK, encoded by the coding sequence ATGGCAGCAACGCGTACTGACTTAGCAAATGCAATTCGCGCACTGGCAATGGATGCCGTGCAAAAAGCCAACTCAGGTCACCCAGGCGCGCCTATGGGCATGGCTGAGATCGGTCTGGCTTTGTGGGGCGACAATATGCGCTTTAACCCACAAAACCCAGCTTGGGCTAACCGCGACCGTTTTGTACTGTCAAACGGCCATGGCTCAATGCTGCAATATGCCTTGCTGCACCTCACTGGCTACGATGTATCAATCGAAGACGTTAAAAACTTCCGCCAATTCCATTCTAAAACGCCTGGTCACCCAGAAGTTCACTACACCCCAGGTGTAGAAACAACCACTGGCCCGCTGGGTCAAGGTATCACCAATGCCGTGGGTTTTGCATTGGCTGAAAAACTGTTGGCGTCACAATTTAACAAGCCAGGTCTGGATATCGTTGACCACTACACCTATGTCTTCATGGGTGACGGCTGCTTGATGGAAGGCATCTCTCACGAAGCGTGTGCACTGGCTGGTACTTGGGGCTTGGGCAAACTAGTGGCGTTCTGGGATGACAACGGCATTTCAATCGATGGCCACGTTGAAGGCTGGTTCACTGATGACACGCCAAAACGTTTTGAATCATACGGCTGGCACGTAATTGCTGGTGTTGATGGCCACGACGTTGATGCGCTGAATGCGGCGATTGCTGCTGCCAAAGCAGAAACCAACAAACCAACGCTGATCTGCTGCAAAACGATCATCGGTAAAGGCTCGCCAAACAAAGCCGCTAGCCACGATTGCCACGGCGCACCATTGGGCGACGCGGAAATTGCATTGACTCGCGAAGCGATTGGCTGGCCACACGCACCATTCGAAATCCCTGCTGATGTGTACGCTGGCTGGGATAAAAAAGCGGCTGGTGCTGCGGCTGAAGCTGAGTGGAATAGCTTGTTTGCGAAATACGCTGCGCAATTCCCAGCTGAAGCAGCTGAATTTAACCGCCGTATGAAAGGCGACTTGCCAGCTAACTGGCAAGACATGGTGAAGACTGCGGTTGCGGAAGCCAATGCTAAAGCTGAAACCATCGCTACCCGTAAAGCAAGCCAGAACGCGATCCAAGCTTTTGCTCCGCAATTGCCAGAAATGCTGGGCGGTTCAGCTGACTTGACTGGCTCTAACTTGACCAACTGGAAAGGCTCATCCAGCCTGAAAGTAGAAAACGGCCAAATTAGCGGCAACCACATCAGCTACGGTGTGCGCGAATTCGGTATGAGCGCGATCATGAATGGCGTGGTATTGCACGGTGGCTTCCGTCCATTTGGCGGTACTTTCCTGATGTTCTGCGAATACGCACTGAATGCATTGCGTATGGCGGCATTGATGAAAACGAACAATATCTTCGTTTACACGCACGACTCAATCGGCTTGGGCGAAGACGGCCCAACTCACCAGCCAGTAGAGCAAATGCAAACCCTGCGTTGCATCCCAAACATGAACACATGGCGTCCTGCTGATACCGTTGAATCGGTCGTGGCTTGGGCGGCGGCGATTGGCGAACGTACTTCACCATCTTCATTGGTATTTACTCGCCAAAACCTCGCGTTCCAAGCGCGTACTGAGCAACAATTGGCTGACATTGCCAAAGGCGGCTATGTACTCGTTGACGCTGCAAATCCAAAAGTAGTGATCATCGCGACGGGTTCGGAAGTGGATCTGGCAGTTAAAGCGGCTGCGGAACTCAATGCCGCAGGCGTAGCGGTACGTGTTGTATCGATGCCTTCTACTAATGTATTCGACAAACAAGATGCCGCGTACAAAGCATCGGTATTGCCAGCAGGCGTGCCACGCTTGGCCGTTGAAGCGGCTACGAGCGACTTCTGGCGCAAATACGTTGGCCTCGAAGGTGATGTGATCGGTATCGATACCTTTGGCGAATCAGCGCCAGCAGGTTTGCTGTTCAAGCACTTTGGCTTTACGGTAGAAAACGTGGTTGCTCGTGCGAAAGCATTGGTGAAATAA
- a CDS encoding IS4 family transposase, with protein sequence MRPSLYSKSIYKIQQLLHSLEFRSRHRQRPQDFTRNTTFTFPRVAGILLAGLQQSLQVEVDQFFDHLDLPDGRLPNDDAFRMARKKLKESAYIELRDQINHDLPSDLAQRWHSWRIIAADSTTLYLPNHADIRKPEHFNVYDGANAPPYSLARAAALCETSTGLILCADLDADRVSERELLLRQLPILKQDDLLVLDRGYPAHWLFALLLERQQAFCMRLYSSSYNPLVTAFARSDRMSEVITITPNRAQYKSFNTHGIAIKPFKIRLVKVILQSGMIEILATSLLNEVQYPHAEFAALYHRRWRIEEAFRNLKCRLKLEQFGGETPLAVRQEFHAAILLHNLASLACEDALRALPAEQQALFHANLSYAASQLRHQLPRLLSDPKRFGALFDKIIVLLIKQVERLRPDRSGPPRNPSRIKPRYHRAYK encoded by the coding sequence ATCCGACCCTCCCTATATTCCAAATCAATCTATAAAATCCAGCAGTTACTTCATTCTCTTGAATTTCGTTCCCGCCACCGTCAACGCCCGCAAGATTTCACTCGCAACACCACTTTTACCTTTCCACGCGTAGCGGGCATTTTGCTCGCTGGACTTCAGCAATCTTTGCAAGTCGAAGTCGATCAGTTCTTTGATCATTTGGATCTGCCTGATGGCCGTTTACCCAATGACGACGCCTTTCGAATGGCGCGTAAGAAGCTCAAAGAGTCTGCTTATATCGAGCTGCGCGACCAAATCAACCATGATTTACCAAGCGATTTGGCTCAACGTTGGCATAGCTGGAGAATCATTGCCGCCGACTCAACCACTTTGTATTTGCCCAACCATGCAGATATTCGCAAGCCTGAACACTTCAATGTTTATGATGGCGCAAATGCGCCCCCTTATTCCTTGGCACGTGCTGCCGCCTTGTGCGAAACCAGTACTGGATTGATTCTGTGTGCGGATCTTGATGCCGATCGCGTCAGCGAGCGTGAGCTGCTGCTCCGGCAGTTACCCATCCTCAAACAAGACGATTTATTGGTGCTTGATCGAGGCTATCCTGCGCATTGGCTGTTTGCCTTGCTGCTTGAACGCCAACAAGCGTTTTGTATGCGACTCTATAGCTCGTCCTACAATCCACTGGTCACCGCCTTTGCGCGCTCAGATCGGATGAGCGAAGTCATCACCATTACACCTAATCGAGCGCAATATAAGTCCTTCAATACTCATGGTATTGCCATTAAACCCTTTAAAATCAGGCTGGTTAAGGTGATACTTCAGTCGGGTATGATCGAAATACTGGCCACATCGCTCTTAAATGAAGTGCAGTATCCTCACGCGGAATTTGCCGCGCTCTATCACCGTCGTTGGCGAATTGAAGAGGCATTCCGCAATCTCAAGTGCCGCTTAAAGCTGGAACAATTTGGTGGTGAAACCCCACTGGCTGTACGACAGGAGTTTCATGCCGCCATTTTGTTACATAATCTGGCGAGTCTAGCTTGTGAAGATGCATTGCGAGCATTGCCTGCAGAGCAGCAGGCCTTATTTCATGCCAATTTAAGTTACGCCGCTTCGCAACTGCGACACCAGTTGCCTCGCTTGTTGAGTGACCCTAAGCGGTTTGGTGCCTTGTTCGATAAAATAATTGTCTTATTAATCAAGCAAGTCGAACGATTACGCCCCGATAGATCTGGCCCCCCACGCAATCCAAGTCGCATTAAGCCTCGCTATCACCGAGCCTACAAGTGA
- a CDS encoding TetR/AcrR family transcriptional regulator, translating into MMNAVNATSKLNESKRQQILDGARQVFMDNGYAAASMERIAKTAGVSKGTLYNYFENKESLFVCLIQSECGKSEELSAPVRQYSDAPPEPILNQIGQQWLIGLLQPNQRALFRIVLAECMQFPELGQAIERSGPQLAMQGLGQYLAHLNQRGILRIPDIELATEQFFALCDAGITRKMHFSVSEPTEAQIIAHVKSAVTVFLNGYRV; encoded by the coding sequence ATGATGAATGCAGTCAACGCCACCAGCAAACTTAACGAAAGCAAGCGCCAGCAAATCCTCGACGGTGCTCGTCAGGTTTTTATGGACAACGGCTATGCGGCCGCCAGCATGGAACGCATCGCCAAAACGGCAGGTGTCTCCAAAGGTACGCTGTACAATTATTTTGAAAATAAAGAATCGCTCTTTGTCTGCCTGATTCAAAGCGAATGCGGCAAATCCGAAGAGCTTAGCGCCCCCGTGCGTCAATATAGTGACGCGCCACCCGAACCCATCCTCAATCAAATCGGCCAACAATGGTTGATTGGCCTACTGCAACCGAATCAGCGCGCGCTCTTTCGCATCGTCTTGGCCGAATGCATGCAATTTCCCGAGCTCGGCCAAGCCATCGAGCGCAGCGGCCCGCAATTGGCGATGCAAGGCTTGGGGCAATATCTGGCGCACCTGAACCAGCGCGGCATCCTGCGCATCCCCGACATCGAGCTCGCCACCGAGCAATTTTTCGCCCTGTGCGATGCGGGCATCACGCGAAAAATGCATTTCTCGGTGAGTGAACCAACCGAAGCACAAATCATCGCGCACGTGAAAAGCGCAGTAACGGTGTTTTTGAATGGGTATCGGGTGTAG